One stretch of Filifactor alocis ATCC 35896 DNA includes these proteins:
- a CDS encoding acetate/propionate family kinase — MKILVINCGSSSLKYQLIDMENEHVLAKGLVERIGIEGSILKHESANKEKEIIKVPMEDHKVALKLVLEALVNEEYGAIASMEEIGAVGHRVVHGGEKFAESCVLMEEVIKALEDCIELAPLHNPPNLIGISACREILPEVPMVAVFDTAFHQTMPKEAFLYGIPYEYYEKYGIRKYGFHGTSHRFVSIQAAALLGKKPEELNLITCHLGNGASIAAVKGGKSVETSMGFTPLAGLIMGTRCGDIDPAIVPFLMQKENLSIEEVNNLMNKQSGVLGLSGVSSDFRDIEEEAAKGNERAQVTLETFRLRVRETIGAYAAVLGRVDGIIFTAGLGENSAKDRAAICEGFKAWGIALDEEANKQRGKEMFISTKDSKIPVMVIPTNEELMIARDTLALVK, encoded by the coding sequence GTGAAAATATTAGTCATCAACTGCGGAAGTTCTTCTTTGAAATATCAATTGATTGATATGGAAAATGAGCATGTGTTAGCGAAAGGTCTTGTGGAAAGAATCGGAATTGAAGGCTCTATCTTGAAACACGAATCAGCAAATAAAGAAAAAGAAATTATCAAAGTACCGATGGAAGACCATAAGGTAGCTTTAAAATTAGTATTAGAAGCACTTGTAAATGAAGAATACGGTGCAATTGCATCTATGGAAGAAATTGGAGCTGTGGGACATCGTGTAGTACATGGTGGAGAAAAGTTTGCGGAATCTTGCGTTTTGATGGAAGAAGTAATCAAAGCATTGGAAGATTGCATCGAATTGGCACCACTACACAATCCTCCAAACTTGATTGGAATCTCTGCTTGTAGAGAAATTCTTCCTGAAGTACCAATGGTTGCTGTATTTGATACTGCATTCCATCAAACAATGCCAAAAGAAGCGTTCCTATATGGAATCCCTTATGAATATTACGAAAAATACGGAATTAGAAAATATGGATTCCATGGAACATCTCACAGATTTGTGTCTATTCAGGCAGCTGCTTTGTTAGGTAAAAAACCGGAAGAACTTAATTTGATTACCTGTCACTTAGGAAACGGTGCATCTATAGCAGCGGTTAAGGGAGGAAAATCTGTAGAAACATCCATGGGCTTCACTCCTTTAGCAGGCTTAATTATGGGAACGCGATGTGGAGATATCGATCCGGCTATTGTTCCTTTCTTAATGCAAAAAGAAAATTTGAGCATTGAAGAAGTAAATAACTTAATGAATAAACAATCCGGGGTATTAGGACTTTCCGGTGTAAGTTCTGACTTTAGAGATATTGAAGAAGAAGCAGCAAAAGGTAATGAGAGAGCACAAGTGACACTTGAGACTTTCCGTCTAAGAGTGAGAGAAACAATTGGAGCGTATGCTGCAGTACTTGGACGAGTAGATGGAATTATCTTTACAGCAGGCTTGGGAGAAAACTCAGCAAAAGATAGAGCAGCAATCTGTGAAGGATTTAAAGCATGGGGAATCGCTTTGGATGAAGAAGCAAATAAACAAAGAGGAAAAGAAATGTTTATTTCTACGAAAGACTCTAAAATTCCGGTAATGGTAATTCCAACAAACGAAGAACTGATGATTGCAAGAGATACTTTAGCATTAGTAAAATAG
- a CDS encoding YeiH family protein — MKSFSKNFYGILLCLLIATPAWFLGKTLPLVGAPVFAIFIGMIVNTFYKDRAKTGAGIKFTSKYILQFAVVLLGFGLNLSQVLMVGTTSLPIILSTITTSLFCAWLLQKKFNLDSNTATLVGVGSSICGGSAIAATAPVIKADEEEIAKAISVIFLFNILAALIFPTLGDLIGLSNNGFSVFAGTAVNDTSSVTATATTWDSIHNSNTLEGATIVKLTRTLAIIPITLGLSFYQIYKQKQQGASSHEKVSIKKVFPIFILFFVLASILTTFLTKNGIDTDVFHYFKVLSKFCIVMAMAAIGLNTDIIKLIKTGGQAIFLGGSCWIAITLVDLLMQRFLNLW; from the coding sequence ATGAAATCATTTTCAAAAAATTTTTATGGCATCTTACTATGTTTACTCATTGCAACGCCGGCATGGTTCTTAGGGAAGACTCTTCCTTTGGTTGGTGCTCCGGTATTTGCTATCTTCATCGGAATGATTGTAAATACATTTTACAAGGATAGAGCCAAAACCGGAGCCGGAATTAAATTTACATCAAAATATATTCTACAGTTCGCAGTTGTCTTGCTGGGATTCGGTCTCAACTTATCACAAGTCTTGATGGTGGGAACAACTTCTTTGCCAATTATTTTATCCACTATCACAACTTCTCTGTTCTGTGCGTGGTTATTACAAAAAAAATTCAACCTTGACAGCAATACGGCTACCTTAGTAGGCGTCGGGTCTTCCATCTGTGGTGGTTCAGCAATTGCTGCAACAGCTCCTGTCATCAAAGCGGATGAAGAAGAAATTGCAAAAGCTATTTCTGTAATTTTCTTATTCAACATTTTGGCAGCACTGATATTTCCCACACTCGGCGACTTGATAGGACTGTCTAACAACGGATTTTCAGTCTTTGCAGGAACCGCAGTCAACGATACTTCTTCTGTTACCGCAACCGCAACAACATGGGACAGTATACACAACTCAAACACCTTGGAAGGTGCAACAATTGTAAAATTAACAAGAACACTCGCAATTATTCCGATTACATTAGGGTTATCTTTCTATCAAATCTACAAACAAAAACAACAAGGCGCTTCCTCGCACGAAAAGGTAAGCATCAAAAAAGTGTTCCCAATATTTATTCTGTTTTTTGTATTAGCATCTATCTTAACTACTTTCTTAACCAAAAATGGAATTGATACTGATGTCTTTCATTACTTCAAAGTCCTTTCCAAGTTCTGTATTGTGATGGCAATGGCAGCGATTGGATTGAATACCGACATCATCAAACTGATTAAAACCGGCGGACAAGCCATCTTTCTTGGCGGAAGTTGTTGGATCGCCATCACCCTGGTTGATCTATTGATGCAACGATTCCTCAATCTTTGGTAA
- a CDS encoding DUF4364 family protein produces the protein MFDRTAKKLAEEKLYILFVLKNANVSLSKNILTHIFLENELLDFFSLQQYLYELNEDGFIQEMQSSSPARFVITEKGEEVLCFFENQLSFSKREQVLIYLDDKKDSLIKEKEIKATYEKTDDKNYSVCLSMANEDTNIFCLNITVPSVALARTICQNWDESSAEIYTNVVTSLMPNKKQS, from the coding sequence ATGTTTGATAGAACAGCAAAAAAATTAGCAGAAGAAAAATTATATATTCTATTTGTATTGAAAAACGCAAATGTTTCATTATCAAAAAATATATTGACTCATATTTTTTTGGAAAATGAACTTCTTGATTTTTTCTCCTTACAACAATATTTATATGAACTGAATGAGGATGGATTTATTCAAGAGATGCAATCGAGTTCTCCTGCTCGTTTCGTCATTACTGAAAAAGGAGAAGAAGTCCTTTGTTTTTTCGAAAACCAGTTGTCATTCTCCAAAAGAGAACAAGTCTTAATTTACTTGGATGACAAAAAAGATTCTCTTATCAAAGAAAAAGAAATCAAAGCTACCTATGAAAAAACAGATGACAAAAATTACTCCGTCTGTCTATCCATGGCAAACGAAGACACCAATATATTTTGCCTGAATATTACCGTTCCGTCTGTTGCACTCGCAAGGACAATATGCCAAAATTGGGATGAATCATCTGCAGAAATTTACACTAATGTAGTAACATCTCTTATGCCAAACAAAAAACAAAGTTAG
- a CDS encoding DUF2339 domain-containing protein — MKSIKTRVEELEIQIHDLKYRMDACYRKIDEQNQIINGLQTKLQGNTALDEAVKIATEIDSLENDPNLFKEQLLEKHKIEISDIQSSEMEIHDEKTEIEKSGSSISKAETLKKKLPITTASGKKTPRFELPDVKFPKRIKTNDGKPRGEAMVGKYIIGALSALLLFVATGSFVAMIWNKMTSETKVGLIFLVGILLSGAGLKFILKDKNPIYAILLGTGAGVIYIDILSANLAFHLVDNNMTLILCLIWAILFIFLSNKIQMFFTVIIAYMGSIITLLMGLSLAHTGMDRTLLFAFMVLVCVSIVGNSFKMNKKYSVITLNMSFVSFIILFFEYYPQFQMLSSLCVAVFGVILFALYKVLSNEKELFYTTILIYTLSFIVLLISITESGSDIANLILLTFISFICVGMGVVSNKIGKKHLVVSLNLSFAAYVFSFLDNLSSFNRLALVCMVAFSAICFLLYRALSDKKKLIITTVVTCVSTLVVLIFSIFVVETDFDRVLLFAFITLVCVSMVANAYKVNKEFLTTALNLSFLSYIGLFSLTVSGCKWLALLAVIGLFTIDNILYREEENSEKSLEKIPISMINTGVAFITLYQLLISEINGKAVLIYLTIFIVAFMQYLAINLLWKNIRKPYDIFFSLVIGSVLLGINKTLFNGNISGLIVLCVILYIVGKVIHKEVNYLLIVVILLIDNIAPILLNMSINLYIQSNVMNYVYGTLNIVAFVYLLFDIYKTKHYKNLAVFKIIGLPLCLTSILLINFNATTGATAESSVLYNSITYAVIVLFMLGFVTIGYFKNWEDENFKMTDHGGVLDDSTLSSIFYVATAILYFVGIRNINFVNGTVALYVYCTFTIAIAVVQSKEILKRDVIPYFTHVLLGLKYLVLTFSILNGLLNVEIVSFLYNIAGLVVAVISIALGFKWAMKGLRDYGLCLTILVVLKFIAVDMRGENSIKRVLSMIVGAILCFAISFIYNKLSVKFRDKNSENE, encoded by the coding sequence GTGAAGAGCATAAAGACTCGCGTAGAAGAGCTTGAAATTCAAATTCACGATTTAAAATATAGAATGGATGCTTGTTATCGAAAGATTGATGAACAAAATCAGATAATAAATGGACTTCAGACCAAGTTACAGGGAAATACAGCTTTGGATGAAGCGGTAAAGATTGCGACAGAAATTGACTCTCTTGAAAATGATCCTAATTTGTTCAAAGAACAACTGCTTGAAAAACATAAGATAGAGATTTCTGATATTCAAAGTTCTGAAATGGAAATTCATGATGAAAAAACAGAAATCGAAAAATCGGGTTCTTCTATTTCAAAGGCAGAGACACTAAAGAAAAAATTGCCTATCACAACAGCTTCCGGTAAAAAAACACCGCGCTTTGAGTTGCCTGATGTTAAGTTTCCGAAAAGAATCAAGACAAATGACGGCAAGCCGCGTGGGGAAGCTATGGTTGGGAAATACATTATCGGCGCATTATCAGCTCTTTTGCTCTTTGTAGCTACCGGGTCTTTTGTAGCTATGATTTGGAATAAAATGACTTCAGAAACAAAAGTCGGGCTTATATTTTTAGTTGGTATTTTGTTGAGTGGAGCTGGGTTGAAGTTCATCCTTAAAGATAAAAATCCGATTTATGCTATATTGCTTGGCACGGGTGCAGGAGTAATATACATAGATATCTTATCAGCTAATTTAGCGTTTCATTTAGTCGATAACAACATGACGCTGATTCTGTGCTTGATATGGGCTATACTTTTCATCTTTTTATCGAACAAAATACAGATGTTTTTTACTGTGATAATAGCGTATATGGGTAGTATTATCACGCTTTTGATGGGACTGAGTCTGGCGCACACCGGCATGGATAGAACTTTGTTGTTTGCTTTCATGGTTTTGGTATGCGTAAGTATCGTAGGTAATTCTTTCAAAATGAATAAAAAATACTCGGTGATTACACTGAATATGTCTTTTGTTTCATTTATTATATTATTTTTTGAATATTATCCTCAATTTCAAATGTTGTCATCACTTTGTGTCGCAGTCTTTGGAGTAATACTGTTTGCTTTGTATAAGGTACTATCGAATGAAAAAGAACTTTTTTATACGACAATACTAATTTATACTCTTAGTTTTATTGTTCTGCTAATAAGCATAACGGAAAGCGGTAGTGATATTGCTAATTTGATATTGCTGACATTTATCAGTTTCATTTGTGTGGGAATGGGTGTTGTTTCTAATAAAATAGGTAAGAAGCATTTGGTTGTTTCTTTGAATTTATCGTTTGCTGCGTATGTATTTTCATTTCTCGATAATCTTTCAAGTTTCAACCGGTTGGCGTTAGTATGTATGGTTGCATTTTCAGCAATATGTTTTCTGTTATACAGGGCATTATCAGACAAAAAGAAATTAATTATCACTACGGTAGTAACTTGTGTATCTACACTTGTTGTTCTTATATTTAGTATCTTTGTAGTTGAAACGGACTTTGATAGAGTTCTACTATTTGCATTTATAACCTTAGTTTGTGTGAGCATGGTAGCTAACGCTTATAAAGTTAACAAAGAGTTTTTGACCACTGCATTGAATTTGTCCTTTTTGTCGTATATAGGATTATTTTCGTTAACTGTATCCGGATGCAAGTGGCTGGCTTTATTAGCTGTAATAGGACTTTTCACTATAGATAATATTTTATATAGGGAGGAAGAAAATTCTGAAAAAAGTCTTGAGAAAATCCCTATCAGTATGATAAACACAGGTGTTGCATTTATAACCTTATATCAATTGCTCATCTCAGAAATCAATGGGAAAGCAGTATTGATATATTTGACAATATTTATTGTAGCTTTCATGCAATATTTAGCTATCAATCTACTTTGGAAAAACATTAGAAAACCTTATGACATCTTTTTTAGCTTAGTTATCGGATCGGTATTGTTAGGGATTAACAAGACTTTGTTTAACGGTAACATCTCAGGGCTTATCGTACTTTGTGTCATTCTCTATATTGTGGGCAAGGTAATTCATAAGGAAGTGAATTATTTGCTAATAGTTGTTATTTTACTAATTGACAACATAGCTCCTATTTTGTTAAACATGTCGATTAACTTGTATATTCAGTCGAATGTTATGAATTATGTTTATGGTACGCTGAATATAGTTGCTTTTGTGTATCTTTTGTTTGATATATATAAGACAAAACATTACAAGAATCTTGCTGTATTTAAAATCATAGGACTTCCTCTATGTTTAACATCAATTTTGTTGATTAACTTTAATGCAACAACCGGAGCAACCGCAGAGTCAAGCGTATTATATAACTCTATCACTTATGCTGTCATTGTACTTTTCATGTTAGGTTTTGTGACAATAGGATATTTTAAGAATTGGGAAGATGAGAATTTCAAAATGACAGACCATGGAGGAGTTTTGGATGATTCTACCCTTTCTTCCATTTTTTATGTTGCTACCGCTATATTATATTTTGTAGGGATTAGAAATATTAATTTTGTGAATGGTACAGTGGCATTGTATGTTTACTGTACATTTACAATAGCAATAGCTGTCGTTCAGTCAAAAGAGATATTAAAAAGAGACGTAATTCCTTATTTTACACATGTGTTATTAGGTTTAAAATATTTAGTATTAACTTTTTCTATATTAAACGGATTGCTGAATGTGGAGATAGTCTCATTCTTATATAATATTGCCGGTCTTGTAGTCGCTGTTATTTCTATAGCGTTAGGATTTAAGTGGGCGATGAAAGGGCTTAGAGATTATGGACTCTGCCTGACGATATTGGTGGTATTAAAATTTATTGCTGTGGACATGCGGGGCGAAAATTCTATAAAAAGAGTTTTATCCATGATAGTCGGTGCCATACTTTGCTTTGCAATCAGCTTTATTTACAATAAGTTGAGTGTGAAATTTAGGGATAAGAATAGTGAAAACGAATAG
- a CDS encoding Dps family protein, whose translation MTFKLHNLHWNVTGLAFKSIHEFTEMMYDTTFLHFDAVAEHQKIFGVMPDCKLSDYLEKATIKEVDPREFSSLEVLQILQEDVKTLIDNAKDIKSKADGLGWTEAVSLMEEQIAYHSKQLWFINSSVK comes from the coding sequence ATGACATTTAAATTACACAATTTACATTGGAATGTGACAGGACTTGCATTCAAATCTATCCATGAATTTACAGAAATGATGTACGATACTACATTCCTTCACTTTGATGCAGTGGCAGAACATCAAAAAATATTCGGAGTAATGCCTGATTGCAAATTGAGTGACTATTTAGAAAAAGCTACTATCAAAGAGGTGGATCCAAGAGAATTCAGTTCTTTGGAAGTGTTGCAAATCCTTCAAGAAGATGTTAAAACATTGATTGACAACGCAAAAGACATCAAATCGAAAGCAGATGGATTGGGTTGGACAGAAGCTGTTTCATTGATGGAAGAACAAATTGCTTACCATAGCAAACAGTTATGGTTCATTAACTCAAGCGTGAAATAA